In Schlegelella aquatica, one DNA window encodes the following:
- a CDS encoding ferritin-like domain-containing protein: protein MLYPELFKQLEAVRWNMERDIPWDRFDASKLSDEQAHTIKMNAITEWAALPATEMFLRDNRDDSDFSAFMSVWFFEEQKHSLVLMEYLRRFRPDLVPTEQELHEVRFEFDPAPALETLMLHFCGEVRLNHWYRRAAEWHTEPVIKAIYETLARDEARHGGAYLRYMKRAIGRFGDEAKAAFAKVGVLMASARRTAQALHPTNLHVNEKLFPRDTVQSRLPDPEWLERWLDKQIQFDAVWENKVVERILHNMSLLMERSFASVQELNRFRKELVSRLGAAGQGGQLQTA from the coding sequence TTGCTGTATCCCGAACTGTTCAAACAACTGGAGGCCGTGCGCTGGAACATGGAGCGCGACATCCCGTGGGACCGGTTCGACGCGTCCAAGCTCAGCGACGAGCAGGCACACACCATCAAGATGAACGCCATCACCGAGTGGGCGGCGCTGCCGGCCACCGAGATGTTTCTGCGCGACAACCGCGACGACAGCGACTTCTCGGCCTTCATGAGCGTGTGGTTCTTCGAGGAGCAAAAGCACTCGCTGGTGCTGATGGAGTACCTGCGCCGCTTCCGCCCCGACCTGGTGCCCACCGAGCAGGAGCTGCACGAGGTGCGCTTCGAGTTCGACCCCGCGCCGGCGCTCGAGACGCTGATGCTGCACTTCTGCGGCGAGGTGCGGCTGAACCACTGGTACCGCCGTGCGGCCGAGTGGCACACCGAGCCGGTGATCAAGGCGATCTACGAGACGCTGGCGCGCGACGAGGCGCGCCACGGCGGCGCCTATCTGCGCTACATGAAGCGGGCGATCGGCCGCTTCGGTGACGAAGCCAAGGCGGCCTTCGCCAAAGTCGGCGTGCTGATGGCCAGCGCCCGCCGCACCGCGCAGGCGCTGCACCCGACCAACCTGCACGTCAACGAGAAGCTCTTCCCGCGCGACACCGTGCAGTCGCGCCTGCCGGACCCGGAGTGGCTGGAGCGCTGGCTCGACAAGCAGATCCAATTCGACGCCGTGTGGGAGAACAAGGTGGTCGAGCGCATCCTGCACAACATGAGCCTGTTGATGGAGCGCAGCTTCGCGAGCGTGCAGGAGCTCAACCGCTTCCGCAAGGAACTGGTGAGCCGGCTGGGCGCGGCCGGCCAGGGCGGGCAGCTGCAGACCGCCTGA